A DNA window from Jaculus jaculus isolate mJacJac1 chromosome 1, mJacJac1.mat.Y.cur, whole genome shotgun sequence contains the following coding sequences:
- the LOC123455198 gene encoding peroxiredoxin-like 2C → MAAPVSRQVSGSAPAPAPAPASAGPEQWQRLAAAVTELPVLDAAGRLVPFGALFAERRAMVVFVRHFLCYICKEYVEDLAKIPKSFLQEANVTLIVIGQSSYHHIEPFCKLTGYSHEIYVDPGREIYKRLGMKRGEEVVSSGNIIHFIHRDRNRLDHKSINSVLQLVEVQHVNFTSRPSIIHV, encoded by the exons ATGGCCGCACCGGTGAGCCGGCAGGTCAGCGGCTccgctccagccccagccccggcCCCGGCCTCCGCCGGCCCGGAACAGTGGCAGCGCCTGGCGGCCGCCGTCACAGAACTCCCGGTACTGGACGCGGCGGGCCGGCTGGTGCCGTTTGGAGCGCTGTTCGCAGAACGGCGGGCCATGGTGGTGTTCGTGCGGCATTTCCTGTGTTACATTTGCAAAGAATACGTGGAAGATCTGGCTAAAATCCCCAAGAGTTTCCTGCAAGAAGCAAATGTCACCCTTATAGTAATTGGACAGTCTTCTTACCATCACATTGAGCCTTTCTGCAAACTGACTGGATATTCTCATGAAATTTATGTTGATCCTGGGAGAGAAATTTATAAAAGATTGGGAATGAAAAGAGGTGAAGAAGTTGTCTCCTCAG GTAACATCATCCATTTTATACACCGTGATAGGAATAGGTTGGATCACAAGTCCATAAACTCTGTGTTACAGCTTGTAGAAGTTCAGCACGTGAACTTTACAAGCAGACCCTCCATTATCCATGTGTGA